One stretch of Halapricum desulfuricans DNA includes these proteins:
- a CDS encoding winged-helix domain-containing protein — protein sequence MTGRDDLILDFLAEKDVILNKRGLEINLKNEGYDISYSTIKRRLPKLEEAGLIQIIREKGPYYAITEKGEAYLEGEADLRDLDEPE from the coding sequence ATGACGGGGAGGGATGATCTCATCCTGGACTTCCTCGCTGAGAAAGACGTCATATTGAACAAGCGAGGGCTGGAGATCAATCTCAAAAACGAAGGGTACGACATTTCGTACTCGACGATTAAGCGACGTCTCCCCAAGCTCGAAGAAGCAGGGCTGATTCAGATTATTCGAGAAAAAGGTCCGTACTACGCAATCACTGAGAAGGGAGAGGCATACCTGGAAGGTGAGGCGGACCTTCGCGATCTCGACGAGCCGGAGTGA